Genomic DNA from Antennarius striatus isolate MH-2024 chromosome 16, ASM4005453v1, whole genome shotgun sequence:
TAGCTGGTACCGACTCTAAACTCGCTGAGTACTCCATGCAGAAAACCAAAAACGACAAGTTTAGCTTCACAAGCCACAACTTGGCCTGCGAGTACTACAGGTAAGACATTGGACTGGGTTCCTCCAAGAGTGTAATTTCTCAGAAAATTAATACATATGTACTTTTTCATCCAGCTACCGAGTATCCAGCTCTCCAAAGTTGCACCAAGAATTTAAGAAAGCAATAAAACAGCTTCCGAAGACCTACAGTCTTGAAAACAAGCACCTATTTTCCAAGTTGATTAACGATTTTGGAACCCATTATCTCACCAAGGTGATTAAAAATGAGCAAATTCATtctgtaaaacaataaaaacaaacaaaagttgtgttttttgatGATGCTTTATGTGTTGAAACGTGATTCTAGGTGAAGTTGGGCGGAAGTGTTCAATCTGTGACCAGCGTCAGGCAGTGCCAGGCCAGCCTGGAGGGCCTCAGCGTGGAGGAGGTGCAGATGTGCCTGGCGGTCGAGGCGTCCGCCACCGTCAAAGCTACCATTAAAACTGAAGCCAAACACTGCCGGAAAGACGCTGAGAGAACCGAGAGTAAATCGTCCTTCTCCGACATGTTCCGGGATCGGTATGGGAAgtttcttttttggttttccGTGACTTAAAGGACAACCTGGATCAAACCGCTCTCTCCTTGATAGGTTCACTGAGATCAGGGGAGGTCACACGACGGAACCGGATCTTCTCTTCTCTGCTGACAAAAACCCGTCAGCTTACAAGGAATGGTTGAACACCCTTCAACACAATCCAGACATCTTGTCGTATTCCCTGGCGCCACTTCAGGAGCTCCTGCCCAAGGGTTTGGTTCGGAAGAACCTGCGCCTGGCCATCAGCCACTACATCCTGGAGAAAGGCCTCTGGAAGAACTGCAGCGCCCCCTGTCAGGCTGGAATCAAGAGCGACTCCAGGGATTCCTGTGTCTGCCAATGCCACAACCAGTTTGCGGTAAACCAGAACTGCTGCCCGACCCGTAAGGGGACGGCACGGGTCATCGTGAAGGTAGAACGCGCTGCTAATCTTTGGGGAGATCACACAACAGCTACAGACGGCTACGTGAAGGTGTTCTTCAACAAGCAGCTTGTCCACCGTACACCAGTCGTTCTCAATAACAACAACCCATACTGGGCTTCGGTGGTCAACCTGGGCGACCAGGATTTGACAGCGGGACACAAAGTGAGATTCGAAGTGTGGGATGAAGACAACAAATGGGACGATGACCTCCTGGGAGAATGCAGCCTAGACCTGTATTCCGGAGTCAAGCAGGACCTTTGCGTCCTGCAGCACGGAAGGCTGTTCTTCAGATTGGAGGGGACGTGCGCTCCGAGTCTGGGCGGACCGTTGTGTGCAGATTACAAGCAAACACCTATGACTCAAAGTCTGAAGAGTCTCTACGTGTCGCGCCACGCCCACCCCATTCCAATGGCCGTCCTGCGTCGGATGGGCGTGTTTGTGAACGAAACCAGCTCAAAGGCAGACCAGAATGTCGGCGAGGAGAGGAAGTTTAATGCCACCCATCTTTCTGTAGATGACGTCactctttttttgtaaatgacagCTTTTGTTCAAAACCCACAAAAGTTGAGAATCGGTTCAATTGTGTTCAGGTTTGATTTATCCAATGTTTGACCAGCTGCTTTCAGACATGACGTCGTTACAGAAAAAGCATAAGCAGTAGACGTTAGAGTTAATCGCGTTTTATTCATTCCAACTTTTACTTATAACCTTCATGCCGGCTTTTTATCTACACGCCCATAAAAAGAATCATATTTGCAGATTTGCatcatgtttgaacattttatcaTGAAACTTGTGTGCTTTTATGCATTTAGTCGTTAATCAGGAGTAAAGGAATAATATCTGACATCTTTGTGGTGATTGCTGCTTCATCTCGTAGTTTCGATTTAAGAGTTcgtcttttgttttccacgGTGTCATCCAGCATGAGAAAGGAAGTGGTAAGACTTCCTGTGCTATTAAAGAGAACAATGTGTGCAGGCAGATGTATTTTAGCCCGGAAGTATCTTATTCTGCATAATTAAAACAGCAACATCGTCCTTTcggtatttattttaatacattgAGAGAATTTTCCGGCACTGATATTCTGCACGTGTCAATGGCAAAGACAGACGGGCGTGGATGACAGATttccacaaagacaaagaggttaataataataaaaaaatgagacaaaacaaataagatgacaggagaacatcaggagCTTCAAAACACGTCACAGCGAACACATCGTGGAGGCCATCGGCTCGTGGGAGTCAGGGTCGTCTGGATTAGCCTGGTGGCGGATAGCAACAAAGCGTAGCATTGGCACAGAtggatgtgattggctgatgacatcatgaataTAATGCATTCATTCTCACCCTTGTATCCATTACCAAGAGCATCCTTCAGTCCGCTGAACTTCCTGGCTGGTTCTCCTGAGGAACGATCGACACGGTTCTATGTTAAACATGTTGCCAGAGGGAAATCGTCACGGCAACGCAAAGCTGCCTGACTTTTAAGCAATTATAAAGCAAGAAAACAATAATACTACGTCAAATTATATCAAGGCTTCCTAAAGGGGCCGGTCTGGACTCTTTGACCCAACGACTCCCCATGAGCCAGAACTTGGAAACCATGGAGAGGAGTAGCTGCCTTtgaacaggcagaaacctccaGCAGAGCCACACCCCAAGATGGGCGGAGcttctgctgtgattggttggggtgagagaaagagagaaaggtgGGATATAAAGGAATTCTGGGAGTTTCCTGCTCACCTAAGGCCTCCTGAGCCGCTCCCATTTGAGCGCCGTAACCTGTCGAACACAAGCCGTTcaccaacacacaacacaaccacaaatacacaaaatgcaTTCATGTACAGATTGGTCTTTTTTTGGACTTCAGGCGCCGCTAAAGAAATTAAAACTTCACTTTTATacccaaaacattaaaatcttTCTCTTAAAGTGAGAGTGCATTTAAAACCCACCTGCTTGCTGACCTCCGAACCCTCCAGCTCCtgcaacaaagacaacaacacacatcagAAAAAGGTGCAGCAACAACACATTTAACAGCACAGTGACGCAAAGACGCACAACATCTCTGAGGTATCTCATGACGGTGGAATAATCTAAATACTCCTTTAATTTTCGTGTTTTTggacattttgtgtgttttatttgtgtgtctgctccGTCGTTTTGATTTGAGAACAACACGAACAGTTTTATCTTCCTCACCGTATTTGTTGGCGGTTTTAGCGCCTTCAGCACTGAGGGCTAGCTGCTGAGGAGAATGCAGGTAGCCGACGTCACCTGAGGAGAAGAGAAGTGTTAAACCACTCCGGTAGCTGTGATGGTGTGAAAACTAACAGGGGAACCAGGGGGAGGAGGTGACGGGGTGTCGCACACTTGATTCAATTCGACCGTTGAGGGCCTCGACTGGTGGTGTTgattcaatttttatttttgtatcacCGTACACTGACGTGACTGAGTTCACAAATCTGATGTAAATGCAGTGAAAGCCTACCTTCTAGTCCTGTAGGAATCACCGGGGCGTTACCATACGGAACCTGAGCAGCGCCTCCTCCTACAGAACAAATAATCACTGAGTCACTTTTGGCTGATTCACCATTGGTTTCACTCCTTCAGGTCTGACATTAGCCCTGAAGGCTACGTCAACAGAAGTGTGGCTAACAGCCCAACTGACAGACAAGGTCCTGTCAGCTTGACTCACCGTATTTGCCTCCGTTTGACTCCAGTCCTGCGCCGAGAGCTCCTAAAAGAAGACAAGAGGATGTTCAAGACGTCTTGATACGTAAATCATGAtgtcaaagaatataaaccagTTGACACCAGACGAAAGTCTATCAACTTATAAGTGTgtgaaaagtgaaataaatcttTACCGTACGCCCCCTGTCCACCGTAGGCTCCCGTACCGAGGGCTGAAACGAAACgccagacaaacaaccactcagtTTAGAAACTTTCCATCCAATTACAGACTTCTAGAAAAGCACCTAGAGGAGCGGTATTCAGAAACCACCAGATTAAACTGGTCAGTTTCTGTGAATAAGAGACAAAAGCTACACCCGGTGGATAAACGACCACACTGGTTGTCCGGTTTCCTTCAAGGCCTCTTATTTTTCCAGATTTTTGAAGGTTAAAGCGTCTACGGGTTAGTGGCGTCAGTCAGCGGGTTAATGCGCCCCCAAACTTTACCTTCACGCTTCCCTGCTTTGTTCTGGGCACCGTCGGCTAACTCTGAAGTGTAACCGAGCCCTGAAACACAGCTCTAATTAGCATTATCTTTACGTCTGTGGACTAATGAGGGGACTTTACGTAGGGTTTCCCTTGCCGACCTTCCCTGTTTCGAGTTTTTTTGGAACTCACCGCCCCCGTAGCCGTCACTGTAACCGTTCCCATAACCTGTGGAGAGAAGGGGACGTATGTCAAATACAAAGTCGGCTAGCGCTGgatttgacttcctgtctgtcctggTGGCTACAGTCTTACCTGCAGCCAAAGCCTTTGCAGCGTCTCCGCCTACAGCGAGACAAGAAAGGCAGTCAACGCAAAGGAAACAGCCTGAACAACACCCCACGTCCACCACAGACAATCACTTTCTACTTCAGCTACCTTTACTGAGGAGTCTCCACTCACCATAACCATTGCCTCCCATAGCGCCAAGGTATCCTGTTGCTCCATCGCCATACCCTGCtataacacacaacacaattcaCACGACACAGGCTTGATTTTGTAAAACCATAAAATTAGAAATCAACTGGAGTCTTTTCTTGCTTAAATGCTTCATCAATTATTCAACAGGAGATAAAGTCTAACATCGTGAGACCTCCAGCCGTGACCTTCAGCAAAAAATGAAGTCGTGAGACGGGTTTTTTGTGtaaagagaaacatttttttttttgagttgggGTCAGGCAATCAAGAAAGGCTTCAAGAATGGGTGTTGTCCCGCTGATTGGACGCTCTCAGCTCCAACAGTCTCTAAATGTCAATGCAATCAAACCAAAGGACTGAGATATGActaaagacaaaagacaaaggGAAACAACTTGCTCCAACTAATGGAATGGCCATAAAAACATCTTGACTCTCTTCAATCAGTGTTTTCAGACGAGCGTTCAAGTTTGTGGAggtcaaagaaaaagatttgagattaaatatttaatacacCAGATGAATCCCTCCAACACTGCAGGGTTGCCCAAACcatcctggagcagcagcagcagatttaTATTAGAGATATCTTCGATGCCAAAAGGGAAAAAGAAACAGTGATTATCCTAACCTCCGAGTTTGCCAGCTGCACCCCCCAGGTAGGCTCCCTGTCCCAAACCTGTGAGGTAGAACATGTGGCGGTGTAAAACTCCACCAGCATCTCCATCTGCCGCCCAGAACTGCTCTTGTGTTATGTGCTAAATGTTACCTGGTCCGTAGCCCCCGGCGCCCAGGTTGGCCCCCAGGTAGTTCCCTGCACCATAACCTGTGGAGAAAGTTAACACAAGCTTAGCATAGCTGCCTCTCGTCCGCTGTGGGCTAAAGGAACTAGACCCCTACACATGCTGAGACCATGAAGTTCAGCACCATTTGTATGTGACACACATGATAAACCCAGGACATAATAACCCGCCTCGTTCGGTTGGTTCCATAAACAGATGTTCTGTTTGAGTTGAGCAGCTTGACGGTGGAACAATAAGACAAAGATTTCAATGTTTTTGCCAGggttgggtgtttttttttgccttctccACAGGGCGCTGACTTTCATGGACCAAATCCAAAAACCAGATGTGACACCAGATGAGTCTTCTTTAAGCATCTCTGTGTATAACTGTCGTCATCTCCGCTCCAAGTATTTTATATCTTAATTTTTCCTGGTTTAAGTTGAGTTTGCTTGCTTCAAATAGTTCATCTAGAAGTGTGATGCTGAGCCCATTCACTTACATTTGCACCTGAAGTTAACCTGAACATACTTTTTTGCCTACGCGCTTGTGATCGCAGAGACTGATCTGTTCAGATCTGTTCAGACATTTAAAGACGTTATTGATGGATAGAGAATAAATAAAGGACAGAGGAAGAAACTGTTGGTATGTTTTAGTTCTTCTCAGTTGTACGTGTCATTTCTCTGTACACCAGGACACGAATGTTTTGTGACAGCTGGACCAGATGCTaagctaaaataaaattgaaccGTGGCCTGAAGCACAGAAGCAtcacaaaccaaacacagacATGACAACTGTTCTCAATAGCCCAATAATGTGCCATGATTCTTTGACATCAACTAAACAAGCCCAAAAAAAAGTGACTCTTCTTAAAAGTCTTTTCAAACTGGTCTGCAACTTAAAAACCCATGACATTTGAGATCCACAAAGCAGCCACCTGTTAGCAAAGGACTTCCTGGTTGCAAAGTACACCCAAAATGCAGGATCCATATTTTGCAGGAACACAGATCtaaattctggaaaaaaatggaGGAAATCTAGATAAATTATCCATAGAGACCTTCCAGTGATAAAAGGAACACGATGAAGGGCTTTACATAGTAATTCAGCAATAACGCATAACATAGAGACTGAATGGTATTCAACTTAAAGAAAGGAATTCTGTCGGAGTAATTGTCCCAGTTTGTCGCGGAATACTGAGAGCTCTAGAGTTTGTTTTGCTTCATTACAGTCAGAAGTTAAGCTTTTACTTTCCTACCCTCCTATTAAGACTAAACTCTGAGCCCCAGCTGTAACTGTGAATTCTGCTCCGTAGCTGCCTCCTCTTAGTACTTGAAAACCTCCAGAGCTGATTCTGCGGTTGGACCATTTGCATTTTTAGCCCAAAAGATCAATGACTTTGACGCCCTACCTGTTTGCCAGGGCGAGTAAATAGTTTCTAGTTGGCTGGTACTGTGGAGGAGACAATTAATTACCTCTGGCATCCTGAATTTGTGGAAGAGGCAGTCCGTAAGTTCCCTCCTCTTGAGGAGTTGCTTGTCCAAGATGTTTGCTACCTTTTGGAGGTAAGTTCTGTGTTTCTGTACCCAAAAGTTTGTGGCGATTAATTTCCAAATCACCTGGCAAATCAGAAGCGGATCCACAGTTTCTGACCTGCTGATTTTGTCGGGTAGACAAATCATAGTCTCTTCCCATCAGTAACCGTGAAGAAGCAGACCTCAGACTTCCGATGTTGTCTCTATCAAGAGGTAGTTGCTGCCTTTCCCGTCCAGCAACCAGTGTGGCACCAAGGCTCGCCGTGCCCCTTCTTTCTGAGACCACAGGCTGATAGTTTTCTTCTACAGCCAGACTGGCACCCTGTTTATCAAGGGCTGCCACAGGTCCAAGACTTGATGACTTGTCCAGTGAATCAAGGCTTTTGACCTCACCTCCAGGAGGGAGTACAACAGGTCTAAAGCTACTTCCTGCCTGTAACTCAGGAGAAGTGACATCATGTACATTTGCTCTCCTCATGTCGGGCATTTCAAGTCCGGAAGTTCTGTCTGGTTTCCCATACGGCACACCTCTGCCCATTTCTCTCTTCAGATCTTGACCAGCTTGGCCCAGATTGGCCATCTCAGGTCCCCCCACCTCTGCCGTAGACACACCTGGCAGAGAAATATCATCATGCATTCACGACCTCTTGGTGGGTCAGAGACAATAGCTTCTTTGAAGGTCATAATGTTTTGTCATCACTAAATAGGGCTGGAACTTCGTCACTTTAAGGCATCTGAACCGTACTGTGTAGTACTGACACTCCTCCAGTTGAATAAAGTACCCTATCGATGGCATGAAGTCCTGGTTTTGATTAAATAGAGTAGTAATCAGTGCAAACACGAGGGTAGGTGAGGACCAAATGGAGACAAGACAAAACCCATTATGGCCAGAGATTAGTTCTTTTTCAGTGGTTGGAACCGTATTAAGTGAAACAACAAGAAGACAACACGCAACTGCAGCCACACACCCCGAGGACACACAAGGGTGTTCTCAACGAGTCAGAACAAACACACCAAGACACGAAACACACCGCAGGTACAGCACAAAGACATGACGCCACCATTGACAAAGACAGTTGATTCTCTGTTGGTGTCTGAAAGCAGAAAGTTGCAGTACAGAGATGAAGTTTCACTACTTTGACAACAGCAACAATTACCCCACGCCCAACAACACCCTCAAACTCCAATCGATGCTGAGTCAACTCGTGCAACATGCAACACAGATGAAACACTGATAGACTGTCAAACATCAGTGCGTGAGCCTcccggtgatgatgatgatgattttacaGTAGAAAAACTGTAATTTCATGCAAACAAATGCCCGCATGAACTCAGCATCATTGAGGTCACAACCCAGAACAGAGACAAACtaagacagagagaccaggggATGCTGAAAGGGTTTATTCCTTTGTCCAGTTTTAACATGGGGGAACTGTTGATTTACTTCTGGCCATGTagttttgagtttgttttttcctttaataTCTGAGGTAGTGATAAAACAAAGGACCAGTGGACACTGTTGTATGAAATATGCCTGACAAAGATGCTGCTTTGCAACACTACCCTGCAAACTTTGAAGTCTCTTTTGTGCaatctgttcattttattttcaagagCAAGGTTGGGATTTTCTGGTGGTAGTGATGGGGCAGGAGAAAACAACCCCCAGTGTATAATTTGAGGTGACAGAAAGTGCTGAGGTACAACTACATTCGTCACTCACCTGGTCGGGCTCCAGGATAGCCGATGCCAGCAAAAGTCCCGTATCCTGGCAAGGAAACAACAAGTTCAAAGGATGAAGAACAAATCTGTGAATCTTTTGAGCGTTTCGATTACATTGCTACCGCCATTACTCAGTAAAGGgcacttcatttattttagagATGCTGAAAGACTCTAACGAATAGACAAAAAGGTGCAATTCAAAACAGAACTCAAGCAACAAATGAAGTGATTACTGACCTGGTGGAGTTCCAAGGCCAGCACCATAAGCTGGAAAGAACAAAGACTGGAAATGTTAGTATAAGATAtgtctttattctttttccttGTCAAAAACAAGTCCTGAGGCCCAAGTTGGGTCCAGCCTTATTTCAGATGTACATTTGTACAATTAAATATTATGCTGCATTTCACTGTCATAAAGGTGGACctgtttttcaaagtcaaagaaaaatatCCACTGAAATTCAACTTCAATGTCTTTCTGTTTCGTATTTTACTCTTTATTCAGTCAGTCTCACCGCGTTTCGCTCCTTGACCCAAGGCCATCCCCAGACCATTGGTCAGGCCAGTCCCCAGACCCGTCCCCATGCCCAGACCGGCACCTGAATGAAACCAAGAGAGGCATTTCTTACATAAAATCTACTTAAAAGTTCTGCTGCTGCTAGTATTTTAGCAAAATTGGGTTGGTAGGTCATTTATTTTGGCAAAACCAATTGTCAAgttcagaaaaaaagaggaggaggaagagactaAAGGTAATCACATTATGGAAAATACATGGGATCCAGTAAGAACACTTCATTATCATTAAATTGTGCTTCTTGCCCTGAACGTCTCAGACGGTTTCCTGCTTCATCACAGCCGAACGAAATGAACGCAGCGCTGTACGAGCGCTAAGCAGGGCTTCATGATCAGATGATCATTTGGAACAGGTGTGTTGGAGAGGGAACCGTCTCAAACCTGCAGGACAGAAGGTGTTAGCATGACACCTTGAGATGCTTAAGATGCTAATCAGGTGTCGCCATGGGATCCAAGTCACTCCCTCAGACACCAAGGGCAAGTAAAGATCTCATGCTTCATGTGAAAATGCGATTGATAAAGATGTTCTTTTTCCTGATGACCTCAAAAATGCTGCAAAGTCAGATTGCATTTACATCGTCGTACCGTAAGCTCCCTGGGTTCCGTACCCCCCGGGTCTCAGACCAGCTCTGCTTCCTAATCCGAGAGCTCTGTAGCCTCCTCATAGGAATAAAAACGACACCACATGATAGTAGAATTTAAAGTTCATGAACGACCAATGGAAACTTTGGCATGACGTTTCTTAAGCTTCTTACCGACACCATGCTGAGCTCCGGGATACCGTCCAACTgtagaaaaggaaaacaaatgaatgaatgaaggtttTCTGAGGTTCTGAAATTAAACAGAATCAAACCTACATCCTGTTTTCATCGCTTTGCTGCCATATCGGTTCCCCACGGCTCCCAGGGCCCCGACTATTGAGCAAACAGTTTTAACAGGTGTTAAcgtttttacatttaaatgcacaTCTTTGCACTTCTGTGTGGCTAATAGATGCTAGTTAAACCACTGACCTCCAGGTTTTACTCCGATGCCAACGcctaaagaaaaacaaaacaaaacaaaacaggaaaagcaaaaaaagagaggaaaagttTCTTCTTTAGAATATAATGATGTGAGAATGATCATGGCAACAGGCAAACAACCTGTGTTAACTGGTGGTCTAGCAAATCTTTCTAGTGTTTGAAGCtgaatcatttaaaacaaacctTCAAACATGACCGGTTTGAACTAAAATACTGCTAAACAAATACGTGAAACTATTGTTATTCAGTTTTCAGATGATTAAAAGACATTAACATGTTAATATGAGTTAAAATTGAGTGTTGCTACGTACCTCTGGCCGGTAACGCCCTCCCCCAGGATACAGTTTGAGGTTTGACTcctaaaaataatacaatttcTTTACTGAATTTAACAGAACGGAAGaccaaaaaaatagaataacaaAATTTTCGTCAGTTTATGTTGCCAAGCCACTATGTGGACGTCATTGGTGTTAGGAATGAAGCACACATTatgaaaaatgaagacaacGTCCTGCAAA
This window encodes:
- the LOC137610365 gene encoding perforin-1-like; this encodes MFLLNACILVGVMLSLPRSSYQECILGKPEDCLDAEFAPGTNLAGEGFDITKMERKGAFVLDMTQWKRRDESCTLCRNPYQENKKQKLPLSVVDWRSRHSCSGKVSGRVHQSSESLVNSITSSVENNWQINLDVTHKDNSGSLMLAGTDSKLAEYSMQKTKNDKFSFTSHNLACEYYSYRVSSSPKLHQEFKKAIKQLPKTYSLENKHLFSKLINDFGTHYLTKVKLGGSVQSVTSVRQCQASLEGLSVEEVQMCLAVEASATVKATIKTEAKHCRKDAERTESKSSFSDMFRDRFTEIRGGHTTEPDLLFSADKNPSAYKEWLNTLQHNPDILSYSLAPLQELLPKGLVRKNLRLAISHYILEKGLWKNCSAPCQAGIKSDSRDSCVCQCHNQFAVNQNCCPTRKGTARVIVKVERAANLWGDHTTATDGYVKVFFNKQLVHRTPVVLNNNNPYWASVVNLGDQDLTAGHKVRFEVWDEDNKWDDDLLGECSLDLYSGVKQDLCVLQHGRLFFRLEGTCAPSLGGPLCADYKQTPMTQSLKSLYVSRHAHPIPMAVLRRMGVFVNETSSKADQNVGEERKFNATHLSVDDVTLFL
- the LOC137610366 gene encoding uncharacterized protein isoform X2, with protein sequence MLVPALLQTSLVLWLARQTLQGGVKPQTVSWGRALPARGVGIGVKPGVGALGAVGNRYGSKAMKTGFGRYPGAQHGVGYRALGLGSRAGLRPGGYGTQGAYGAGLGMGTGLGTGLTNGLGMALGQGAKRAYGAGLGTPPGYGTFAGIGYPGARPGYGAGNYLGANLGAGGYGPGLGQGAYLGGAAGKLGAGYGDGATGYLGAMGGNGYGGDAAKALAAGYGNGYSDGYGGGLGYTSELADGAQNKAGKREALGTGAYGGQGAYGALGAGLESNGGKYGGGAAQVPYGNAPVIPTGLEGDVGYLHSPQQLALSAEGAKTANKYGAGGFGGQQAGYGAQMGAAQEALGEPARKFSGLKDALGNGYKG
- the LOC137610366 gene encoding uncharacterized protein isoform X3 encodes the protein MLVPALLQTSLVLWLARQTLQGGVKPQTVSWGRALPARGVGIGVKPGVGALGAVGNRYGSKAMKTGFGRYPGAQHGVGGYRALGLGSRAGLRPGGYGTQGAYGAGLGMGTGLGTGLTNGLGMALGQGAKRAYGAGLGTPPGYGTFAGIGYPGARPGYGAGNYLGANLGAGGYGPAGYGDGATGYLGAMGGNGYGGDAAKALAAGYGNGYSDGYGGGLGYTSELADGAQNKAGKREALGTGAYGGQGAYGALGAGLESNGGKYGGGAAQVPYGNAPVIPTGLEGDVGYLHSPQQLALSAEGAKTANKYGAGGFGGQQAGYGAQMGAAQEALGEPARKFSGLKDALGNGYKG
- the LOC137610366 gene encoding uncharacterized protein isoform X4, with amino-acid sequence MLVPALLQTSLVLWLARQTLQGGVKPQTVSWGRALPARGVGIGVKPGVGALGAVGNRYGSKAMKTGFGRYPGAQHGVGGYRALGLGSRAGLRPGGYGTQGAYGAGLGMGTGLGTGLTNGLGMALGQGAKRAYGAGLGTPPGYGTFAGIGYPGARPGYGAGNYLGANLGAGGYGPGLGQGAYLGGAAGKLGAGYGDGATGYLGAMGGNGYGGDAAKALAAGYGNGYSDGYGGALGTGAYGGQGAYGALGAGLESNGGKYGGGAAQVPYGNAPVIPTGLEGDVGYLHSPQQLALSAEGAKTANKYGAGGFGGQQAGYGAQMGAAQEALGEPARKFSGLKDALGNGYKG
- the LOC137610366 gene encoding uncharacterized protein isoform X1 gives rise to the protein MLVPALLQTSLVLWLARQTLQGGVKPQTVSWGRALPARGVGIGVKPGVGALGAVGNRYGSKAMKTGFGRYPGAQHGVGGYRALGLGSRAGLRPGGYGTQGAYGAGLGMGTGLGTGLTNGLGMALGQGAKRAYGAGLGTPPGYGTFAGIGYPGARPGYGAGNYLGANLGAGGYGPGLGQGAYLGGAAGKLGAGYGDGATGYLGAMGGNGYGGDAAKALAAGYGNGYSDGYGGGLGYTSELADGAQNKAGKREALGTGAYGGQGAYGALGAGLESNGGKYGGGAAQVPYGNAPVIPTGLEGDVGYLHSPQQLALSAEGAKTANKYGAGGFGGQQAGYGAQMGAAQEALGEPARKFSGLKDALGNGYKG